DNA from Castellaniella sp. MT123:
GCGTGCCGTCAACCGCCTTGAGCGTGTCGCGGGCTTGCACACCGGCCAGTGCTGCCGGCGTTCCGGCGGGTGGCGCGGCCAGGATAGCGGCCGGTTCCTGTGTGCCCCACATGCCGAGCACCGTGTAGATCAGTGCGGCCAGCACCAGGTTGGCCACAGGCCCCGCCGCAACCACGGCGATCCGCCGCGACAGCGGCTGCGCATTGAAGGCGGACCGTCTGGTGGCCTCGTCGGCATCGGGCGGCGCGTCATCGAGCATCTTGACGTAGCCCCCCAGCGGAATCGCCGACAAGGCCCATTCCGTGCCATGGCGGTCATGACGCCGCAGCAGTACCCGCCCGAAGCCGACGGAGAACCGCAGGATACGGACCCCCGACAGACGCGCGACCCAGTAGTGGCCAAGCTCGTGAAAGGTGATCAGCAAGCCCAGAGCAAGGGCAAAGGCAATCAGGGTCAGCAGCATGAAGGGACGGACTCAGGAAACCGATTCGCAAAACCCGGAGGCCATCCGCCGGGTCCGCGCATCCAGATCCAGGACTTCGTCCAGCGACGTGGGCATCCGGACGGAACTGGTCGCTGAATCATCCAGGCAGCGTGCGATGATGTCGGGTATCTGAGTATAGCGAATGCGCCCGTGCAGAAAGCCGTCCACCGCCACTTCGTTGGCGGCGTTCAGGGTGATGCACGCCCCCTGCCCTTTTTCCAGGGCGTCCAGCGACAGCCGCAGGCAGGGGAAACGTCGCAGGTCCGGGGTTTCAAAATCCAGCCGGCCCAGGCGGGTGAGTTCCAACAGGCCGACGCCACTGTCGATGCGATCGGGATAGCCCAGGCCATAGGCGATCGCCGTACGCATGTCGGGCTGCCCGAGCTGCGCCAGGATCGAGCCGTCGGCATATTCCACCATGGAATGGACGACGCTCTGCGGATGAATGACGACCTGGATGCGTTCCAGCGGCATGGCGAACAGCCAGTGCGCTTCGATGACCTCCAGGCCTTTGTTCAGCATGGTGGCCGAATCGACGGAGATCTTGCGTCCCATGCGCCAGTTGGGATGGGCGCAGGCTTGGTCGGGTGTGACGTGTTCCAGTTGATCCAGGGCCGTGCACCGGAAGGGCCCACCCGAGGCCGTCAGCAGCAGGCGCCGTACGCCCGGCGCGGGCCGGTCGGGTGCACGGGCTCGGTCCGTCGACTGGGGCAGGCACTGAAAGATGGCGTTGTGTTCACTGTCGATCGGCAGCAGTTCGGCCCCCGAATCGCGCACGGCCTGCATGAACAGAGCCCCGGCGGCCACCAGGGCTTCCTTGTTGGCAAGTAGGACCCGTTTGCCCGCACGGGCGGCGGCCAGTGCGCCTGGCAGGCCAGCGGCGCCGACGATGGCCGCCATTACGGCGGTCACTTCGGGATCGGCCGCCGTATCGGCCAGCGCCTGTGCGCCTTGGCGGATCTCGGGCAGCGATCGTCCCGCGGGCCAAGCGGCGATGAAACGTGCCCGCGCGGCATCGTCGGGCACGATCACGACACGGGCCTGGTGCCGCACCGCCTGCGCGGCCAGCGCTTCGATCCGGCTGTGCGCGCTGAGCGCGTAAACGGACAAGCGATCCGGGTGACGCGCCACGACGTCCAGGGTGCTCACCCCGATGGAACCGGTGGAACCGAGAATGCAGAGACGTTGTACGGCAGGCATGGCTTATCCGAGGAGCAGCAAAAGAATGGCGGCCGGTGCGACTGGCAGCACGGCATCGATCCGATCGTACACCCCGCCGTGCCCGGGCAACAGCTGGCTGGAGTCCTTGACGCCGGCGCGGCGCTTGAGCAGCGACTCGAACAGATCTCCCAGGATGGACCACGCGGCGAGCACGACTCCTGTCAGAATCAGCCCGGGCCAGCCCAGGCGATCGACCAGCAAAGCGCCGTAGCTGCCGGGCCACCAGGCTGCGGTGACCACGAGCCAGGCCGTCGCGGCCACCACGCCCCCGGCCGCGCCTTCCCAGGTCTTGCCGGGGCTGACCCGGGGGGCCAGTTTATGCCGCCCGAGGCTGCGGCCGGTGAAATACGCCGCGATGTCGGCGCACCAGATCAGCGCCCACAGGCTGATCAGCGCCGCCGCTCCCTGTTGGACGAAGACCCAGGCCAGGGCATACCAGGTCGCTGCCAGCGTCACCACACCGGCCAGCACCAGCCCTGCCGACGGGCAACGCGCCGGCACCTGTGCCCGCAGGACCATGAAAGGTGCGGGTAGCAGCCAGAACAGCACTGCCAGCGGCAGGACACCGTGCTGGAAGATCCGCGACAGATCGCCCTGCCCGTCGACCAGCAGACGCGACGCGATGACCAGCAGGCAGACGGCCAGCACCGCCCCGCCGCCCCGGGCCAGCGGATTGTTCCAGACGAGTCGCCACCATTCCCATAAAGCGCAACCCGTCATCAGGCTGAGCAATGCCAGCATGGGCCATGGCGTGGACGCGGAGACGGCGCCCGCGACGATCAGCAGCAGGACGATCGCCGTCAGGACTCGTTGGCGAAGCATGGTATGCCCCTCAGGTTGGTGTGCGCAACTGCTCGCTAGTGCGCCCGAAGCGCCGCTCGCGATCTGCATACCAGGCGAAGGCCTGGTCAATCTGCGCCGCGCCGAAATCGGGCCAATAGCAGTCCGTGAAATACAGCTCGGTGTAGGCCAGCTGCCAGATGAGAAAATTGGAGATCCGCTGTTCCCCCCCCGTCCGGATGAAGAGATCGGGTTCGGGCGCATAGGCCATCGCCAGCCAGGGATTGAGCGCGTCCTCGTCCAGTTGTTCGGGATGCTCCGCCATTTCCGGATGCGCCTTCAGCAGCGCCTGCATGGCCTGCAGAATGTCCCAGCGCCCGCCGTAGTTGGCGGCGATGGTCAGCGTCAGGGTGGATTGCTGCTCGGTGCGTTGCTCGGCCTCGTCGATGAGGCGCCGCAGTTTCGCGTCGAATGCGCCCAGGTCGCCCACGATGCGCAGGCGCACGCCCTGGGCGACGAGCTTGTCGACTTCCCTTTCCAGGGTGCGCACGAACAGGCGCATCAGCAGGGAGACTTCCTGGGCCGGGCGGCGCCAGTTCTCGGAGCTGAAGGCAAACAGCGTCAGGTATTCCACGCCGCGGTGTCCGCAGGCCTCGACGGCGCGGCGCACCGCCTGCACGCCGCGCACGTGACCCGCCGTGCGCGGCAGTTTGCGCTGCGTCGCCCAGCGACCATTGCCATCCATGATGATGGCGACGTGTCGGGGGATCCTCCCCGTGACAGGGATCGTCCGGGTGGAACTGATCTGGCTCATGCCGCTTGAATCGATCGGGATGCCGGGATTAGACCGTCATGATCTCGGCTTCCTTCTGGGAGACGAGCTTGTCGATGTCGGCTACGTAGCGATCGGTCAGTTTCTGCACCTCGTCCTGGCCGCGACGCTCTTCGTCCTCGGAAATTTCCTTGTCCTTCAGGAGCTTTTTCAGGGTGTCGTTGGCGTCGCGGCGCAGGTTGCGTACGGCGACCTTGGCGTCTTCTCCTTCGACACGCACGACCTTGGTCAGGTCGCGGCGGCGTTCCTCGGTCAACGCCGGCATGGGCACGCGGATGTTATCGCCCATGGCGATCGGGTTCAGGCCCAGGTCGGATTCCCGGATGGCCTTGTCGACAGCGGCGGCCATGGTTTTTTCCCAGACCTGGACGCTGAGCGTGCGGGCGTCGATCACCGCGACATTGGCGACCTGGCTGACCGGCACCGGCGAACCGTAGTAGTCCACGTGCACATGGTCCAGAATACCGGCATGGGCGCGGCCCGTGCGGATCTTGGCCAGATTGGTCTTCAGGGATTCGATGGATTTGCCCATGCGCTCGTCGGCGGAGCGGCGAATGTCGGATAGACTCATGAAGGTTCCTATACCTGGACCAGAGTGCCTTCGTCCTCGCCGCAGATGACGCGTCGGAGGGCCCCGGGTTTGTTGATCGAAAAGACCTTGATCGGCAGCTTCTGGTCACGGCACAAGGCGAACGCCGTGGCGTCCATGACCTCGAGGCGGCGCACGATGGCCTCGTCGAAGCTGATGCGCGAATAACGCGTGGCGCTGGGGTCCTTGTTGGGGTCGGCGCTGTAGATACCGTCGACCTTCGTGGCCTTCAGGACCATTTCCGCACCGATCTCCGCTCCCCGCAGGGCGGCGGCTGTATCCGTGGTGAAAAAAGGATTGCCGGTGCCGGCCGCGAAGACCACGACCTTGCCTTCTTCCAGGTAGCGCAGGGCTTTGGGCCGGATATAGCGCTCGACCACCTGATCGATGTTCAGGGCAGACTGGACGCGGGCATCCACACCGTGATTTTTCAGGGCGTCCTGCAGCGCCAGACCGTTCATGACCGTGGCCAACATGCCCATGTAGTCGGCCGTGGCCCGATCCATGCCCTGGGCGCCGGGTGCCACGCCGCGAAAAATGTTGCCCCCGCCGATGACGACGGCCAGCTGCACCCCGAGCGACACGACGCCATGGATTTCTTCCGTCATGCGAAGAATGGTCGCGCGGTTAATGCCAAAGGCATCACCCCCCATCAACGCTTCGCCCGAGAGTTTCAGAAGAACGCGCTTGTAGGCCGGATTTGACATGCACCAGATTCCTGGAAGGATGTAACTAAGGGAAACGCCCCGAAGGGGCGTGACACGGCATCGCGCGCAAGCGCGATGCCATCGTACCTGAATCGGCCGGAATCAGGAACCGCTGGCGGCCGCAGCCACTTCGGCGGCGAAGTCCTCGGACTTTTTCTCGATGCCTTCGCCGACGACGAACAGGGCGTAGCGATTGATGCGCGCGCCCTTTTCCTTGAGCATCTGCTCGACGGACTGTTTGTCGTTCTTGACGAAGGGTTGGGACAGCAGGGTGACTTCCTTCAGGAATTTCTGCACGGAACCCTCGACCATCTTGGTGACGATCTCGGCCGGTTTGCCGGATTCGGCGGCCTTTTGTTCGGCGACGGAACGCTCGGCGGCAATCAGGGCGGGATCGACGCCATCGGCATTCAGGGCGCGCGGCTTGGTCGCGGCGATATGCATGGCCAGGTCCTTGCCGACTTCATCGGCACCGGCATAATCCACCAGCACGCCGATGCGCCCGCCGTGCACGTAGCTGTTCAGACGGTCGGCGGTTTCGAAGCGCTGGAAACGGCGCACGGACATGTTCTCGCCGATCTTGCCGACCAGCGCTGCGCGCGTGGACTCGACCGTGCCTTCGCCCATGGCGCAGGCGCCCAGGGCGGCCACGTCGGCGGGATTGCGTTCGGCGACCAGACGGGCCAGGTCATTCACGAAGGCGATGAAATCGTCGTTCTTGGCGACGAAGTCGGTTTCGCAGTTCACTTCGACCAGGGCGCCGGACTTGCTGTCGTCGGCGATGAACAGGCCCACCAGACCTTCGGCGGTCACGCGGCCGGCGGCCTTGGAGGCCTTGCTGCCGAGCTTGACGCGCAGCAGTTCTTCGGCGCGAGCCAGATCACCCTCGGATTCCGTCAGGGCCTTTTTGCATTCCATCATGGGCGCGTCGGTCTTTTCGCGCAGTTCCTTGACCATGGCGGCAGTGATTTGAGCCATTTGATTCTCCTGTTCGATCAATGCGGATACCGGCGGTCGCCGGTATCGGGCTGGTCGGTCCGGGGCATGTCCGGACCGGCGGAGGCGGCGGGAAACGAGGGCTCAGTCCTCGTGCTGGTCCTGCTCGACTTCGATGAATTCCTCGCCTTCGGCCAGTTCTTCGACCAGACCGTTGAGGCTTTGCTCACGACCGGCCAGAACGGCGTCGGCCATGCCGCGGGTGTACAACGCGATCGCCTTGGAGGAGTCGTCGTTACCGGGAATGACGTAGTCGATGCCTTCGGGCGAGTGGTTGGTGTCAACCACGCCGACGACCGGAATGCCCAGTGTGCGGGCTTCGGCCACAGCGATCTTGTGGTAGCCCACATCGATCACGAACAATGCTTCGGGCAGGGTGTTCATGTCCTTGATGCCGCCGATCGACTTGTTCAGTTTCGCCAGTTCGCGTTCGAACATGAGCGCTTCTTTCTTCGTCATGTGCTCGGTCACGCCTTCGGCCTGCTGGGCTTCCATGTCCTTCAGGCGTTTGATCGAGGTCTTGACCGTCTTGAAGTTGGTCATCATCCCGCCCAGCCAGCGGCTGTCGACGAAGGGCATGCCGCAACGCTGCGCTTCGGCGGCGATGAATTCGCGGGCCGAACGCTTTGTGCCGACGAACAGCACGTTGCCGCCACGGGCCGCCACCTGGCGCACGAACTGGGTCGCTTCCAGGTATTTTTCAACCGTGCGTTCCAGATTGATGACGTGGATCTTGTTGCGTTGGCCGAAAATGTATTCGGCCATTTTCGGGTTCCAGTAGCGGGTCTGGTGACCGAAATGGACACCAGCTTCCAGCATTTCGCGCATAAGGCTCATGAGATTCTCCAAAGGGTTTGGTCTTGTACATGGCCAGCATCCCGGACTAACATGGATCAATTCCATCGAACCGATCCACCACCCGCGAACACCCATTGTGGGCCATGCACGCTATTTACAGCGAAGCCTATAATTCTACTATTCATCCCCCATTTTCAGCAAGCCTCTCCATGACCCAACTCGTTACCGATCCCCAGGAACTCGATCAGATGCGCGCCGCCTGCCAGGCGGCGGCCAGCGTGCTGGATTATCTTGAACCGCACGTCCGGGTGGGCGTCACCACCGGGGAACTCGACCGCCTGTGCATGGACTACATCACCAACGTGCTGCAGGTGAAATCGGCCACGATCGGGTACGCGCCCCCAGGCTACCCGCCCTACCCGGCCTCCATCTGCATTTCGGTCAATCATGTCATCTGCCACGGCATTCCGGGCGACAAGGTCCTGAAGAACGGTGACATCCTGAACATGGACATCACCATCATCAAGGACGGCTGGTTCGGCGACACGAGCCGCATGTTTCGCGTGGGCGAACCCTCGATCCTGGCGCAGCGCCTGATCGATACGACCTATGAATGCATGTGGCTGGGCATCGAACAGGTGCGCCCGGGGGCGACTCTGGGCGACATCGGTCACGCCATCCAAAAGCACGCCGAGAGCGCCGGGTTCTCCGTCGTCCGCGAATACTGCGGCCATGGCGTGGGGCGGCGCTTTCACCAGGACCCGCAGGTGCTGCACTACGGCAAGCCCGGCACGGGCGAGCGGCTCGAACCCGGCATGATCTTCACGATCGAACCCATGATCAACGCCGGGCGCCGCGAGATCCGCACCCTGGCCGACCAATGGACCGTCGTCACCCGTGACCACAGCCTGTCGGCTCAATGGGAACACAGCATCCTGGTGACCAATCACGGCTACGAGGTCCTAACCGTGTCACCCGGCATGCCGGCCCCACCCGCGTTCGTCAGAGCCGCCACCACGCCTGCATGACCCCCCTTTCGCTCGATGGTCTTGCGGCCCTGCGTGGCCGTCTGCTGGAACGCCGTACCCAGGCCATCGAGGCTTACCGCGCGCATCTTCGGCCCGACACCCTGCTGACGGCGCTGCGCCGCATCGCCGACGACCAGGTCCACGAACTGCTGCGGATCCATCCCCTGCCAAAGGGCGCCTGCGTCGCCGCCGTCGGCGGCTACGGACGCGGTGAGCTCTACCCGGGGTCCGATCTGGATGTCCTGGTCCTGCTGGACCGCGGCCCGGATGCAGCCGACCGGGCCCACATCGAGGACTTCGTCGCAGCGCTCTGGGACGTCGGCCTGGAGCCCGGCCACAGCGTGCGCACCCTGGCGCAATGCCGCCACGAGGCGGCTGCCGACATCACGGTGCAGACCGCCCTGCTGGAAGCCCGCTGGCTGGCGGGCAGCCGAAAACTGTTCCAGCGCTTCCGCGATCAGATGCAGGCCGACCTGGATCCCCGCGAGTTCTACCTGGCCAAGCGCACCGAGATGCAGCAGCGTCACGTGCGGCACCAGGACACGCCCTATGCCCTGGAACCCAACTGCAAAGAAGCGCCCGGCGGGCTGCGGGATCTGCAGGTGCTGCTATGGTTGGCACGGGCGGCGGGCCTGGGCGCGACCTGGAAGGACGTCGCCCGCACCGACCTGCTGACGTCGGTCGAATTCCGCACCCTGCGGCGCGCGGAGCGTGCCTTCAAGCGCCTGCGCATCGAACTGCACCTGTTGGCCGGGCGGCGCGAGGACCGGGTCCTGTTCGACCTGCAGCCGCGTCTGGCGCGCATCTACGGCTTCGTCGACCAGCCGCACCGGCGCGCCAGCGAATTGCTGATGCAGCGCTACTACTGGGCTGCGCGCGTGGTCTGCCAGGTCAACCGCCTGCTGATGCAAAGCCTGGAAGAGCGTCTGTTTCCGCTGCCCCAGGCCGACACGGACATCGACGACGATTTCTGCATCCGTCGCGACTATCTGGCGTTACGCCGTGACGATGCCTTCGAGCGCAACCCCGCGCTGCTGCTGCGCGTCTTCCTGGTCATGCAGCAGCACCCCGAACTGCAGGGCATGGCAGCCGGCACCTTGCGGGCCATGTGGCACGCCCGGCGTCACATCGATCAGCAATTTCGCGACAATCCCGTCAATCAGAGCCAGTTCCTGCAGATCCTGCAGCAGCCGCGCGGCATCGTCCACGCACTGCGGGATATGACAATGTGGAATATCCTGCCGCGCTACCTGCCGGTCTTCCGGCGCATCGTCGGCCAGATGCAGCACGATCTGTTCCACGCCTACACCGTGGATCAGCACATCCTGATGGTGATCCGCAATCTGCGGCGTTTCACCATGCCGGAACACGCCCAGGAATATCCGCTGGCCAGCCAGCTGATCGCCGACCTGGACGAACACTGGCTGCTGTACATCGCCGCCCTGTTCCACGACATCGCCAAAGGGCGCGGGGGCGACCACTCGCAACTGGGCGAGGCGGAAGTGCATCGATTCGCGGGACGCCACCACCTGCCGCGTGAACAGACCGGCTTCCTGGAATTTCTCGTGCGCGAACACCTGACCATGTCCCAGGTGGCACAGAAACGCGACCTCAGCGACCCCCGGGTGATCCATGAATTCGCCGCCCGGGTCGGCAGCCAGCGCAACCTGGCCGCCCTGTACCTGCTGACGGTGGCGGATATCCGAGGCACCAGCCCCCGGGTCTGGAACGCCTGGAAGGGCAAGCTGCTGGAAGACCTGTACCACCTGACGCTGGCCGCGCTGGGCGGCGCCCGGCCGGACACGGGCACGATCCTGGCGCTGCGCAAGGACGCCGCGGCCGCCGAAATCCGTCGCATGGGGCTGCGCGACGAGAGCCGGGACGCCTTCTGGTCCCAGCTGGACGTTGCCTACTTCCTGCGACACGACGCCAACGAGATCGCCTGGCACACGCGTCACCTGTACCACTGCTTCCAGGGGCCGAACCCCGTCGTGCGCGCCCGGGTCCTGGGCCAGAGCGAAGCGCTGCAGATCCTGGCCTATGCGCCCGACCGCAACGACCTGTTCATGGACATCTGTACCTATTTCGACCGTCATGGGCAGAGCATTCAGGATGCGCGCATCCACACCACACGCCAGGGCTGGGCGCTGGACAGCTTCATCGTGCTGCTGCCCGAGGGCGACCGTGACTACCGGGCCCACGCAACGCTGATCGAGCACGAGCTGCTGGCCGCCCTGTCGGCGCCGCGCCCGACCCCGCAGCCCCAGCCCGCGCAGCGCCGGGGATCGCGCCGTTCGCGAATTTTTCCCATCATGCCCAGCATCACCCTGCAGGCCGACGAGCAGGGCGGCAACTGGCGCCTGTCGGTGACGACGGCCGACCGGGTCGGCCTGCTGCACGACCTGGCCCGGGTGTTCACCCGCCATGGTGTCAACCTGAAGATGGCCAAGATCATGACCCTGGGCGATCGGGTCGAGGACATCTTCATCCTGCAGGGGTCGATCCTGGATCAGCCGCGCGGCCAGCTGCAGTTCGAGCGCCACGTCTTCGACGCGCTGACCACCGAAATTCCCCCGGGGGCGCGTCCCCTGTTCCAACCCGCTTCACCTCCGCTTCCGACATCATGAAAATCACCCGATCCGACCGCATTCTCCGAATGATCGCCCTGCTGTGCCTGGCGGCCGTAGGCTTCGCCCTGATATCCCAGTACGGCTTCAATATGCAGCCCTGTGCCTGGTGCGTCCTGCAACGGCTGATCCTGCTGGCCATCGCCGCCGTCTGCGGTCTGGCCAGCACCGGCTGGGGATCCATTCTGGTGCGCAGGATCGGCGCCGCGGCTGCGGCCGCGCTGGCGATTTCCGGCGTCGTGGCCGCCTGGTACCAGTACAGCGTGGCGTCGCACTCGTTCTCGTGCGCCCAGACTTTCGCCGACCGATTCATTGCCGGCTCCGGGCTGGACGCCGCTCTGCCCTGGCTGTTTGGCATCTATGCCAGCTGCCTGGACGCGCGGGTCAGCCTGCTGGGTGTGGAATACGCCCTGTGGGGCCTGATGCTGTTCGTTGCCTGTGCCGTACTGGCCCTCTGGGCGCTGGGGCGCTCGGGACGCGACTGAATCCCTGTGGCAGGCACGAGGTCAGTCCACGCATGAACAGGCCAGGCCCTGACAGCGCCCGGAAGCTGGCTCGGGCCGGCTTGGTACGAATCAGCCCTCGTCGACCGGGGCCGCCATCGCGCCCGATAGCGCCGCCATCCCGCGCGTGCGGCTCAGGCGTTCCAGATAGGCCGCATCGATGTCGCCCGTCACGTAGCGGCCGTTGAAGCAGGACGACTCGAAGCCATGCAACGCCGGATTCAGATCCCGGAGTGACTGCTCCAGATCTTCGAGATCCTGGTAGACCAGCCCGTCGGCACCGATTTCCCGCGCGACCTGTTCGGTATCCCGGCCCGTGGCGATCAATTCCGCCTGGGTCGGCATGTCGATGCCATAGACGTTGGGATAGCGCACGGCGGGAGCGGCGGAAGCGAAATAGACCTTGTGGGCGCCGGCGGCCCGGGCCATATCCACGATTTCCCGGCTGGTGGTGCCGCGCACTATGGAATCGTCCACCAGCAGCACGTTCTTGCCACGAAATTCCATGTCGATGGCACTGAGCTTCTGACGCACGGATTTCTTGCGCACCGCCTGCCCCGGCATGATGAAGGTGCGGCCCACATAGCGGTTCTTGATGAAGCCTTCGCGGTAATTGAGCCCGAGACGGGAAGCCAGCTGCATGGCCGATGGCCGCGAGGAATCAGGGATCGGCATGACCACATCGATGTCGCCCAGCCGCAGGGTCTTGGCGACATTGTCGGCCAGATACTCGCCCATGTGCAGGCGGGCATCGTAGATGGAAATGCCGTCCATCACGGAATCCGGTCGGGCGAAATAGACGTATTCGAACGCGCAAGGGGTCTGCGCCAGCCCGGGGTCGGCACACAGTTCGTGACTGATCTCGCCGTCCTCGGTGATCACGATGGCTTCGCCGGGGGCGATGTCGCGCACGAGGGTGAAGCCGCTGGCCGTCAGCGCCACCGATTCGGACGCCAGCATCCACTCGGGGCCCGTGTCAGTGTCGTGGCGCCCCAGGCACAGCGGCCGGATACCGTGCGGATCCCGGAACGCCACCAGACCGAAGCTGCTGATGTTCGCGATGACGGCATAGGCGCCCTTGGCGCGGTGATGGACGGCGCGTACCGCCTGGAATACGGCATGCGCATCCAGCGTGACGCCATCGGAAGCCTGCTGAAGTTCGTGCGCGAACACGTTGAGCAGGACTTCCGAATCCGAATTGGTGTTGATGTGGCGCCGGTCGTGCTTGAACAGCGCCTCGCGCAGTTCGCGCCAGTTGGTCAGGTTGCCATTGTGGACAAACGTGATGCCAAAGGGTGCATTCACGTAGAACGGCTGTGCCTCGTCCACGCTGGCGCTGGACCCTGCCGTCGGATAGCGCACCTGGCCCAGGCCGCTGTTGCCGGGCAGCGCCCGCATGTTGCGGGTGCGGAACACGTCCCGGACCAGGCCGTGCGCCTTGTGCATGCTGAAGAACTGATCATGGGCCGTCGCAATGCCAGCCGCGTCTTGCCCGCGATGCTGCAACAACAACAGACTGTCATAGATCAACTGATTGACGGGGCCCTTGCCCATCACACCCACGATTCCACACATGATGATTGATATCCGAGACTGACTAATAAGGGAGCAGCTGCGCCACATCCATGGGCAGCAGGAATTTGACTTGCTGGAAACCCTTCACCAGGGCGGCCGACGTGCGTGCTTGCTGCCACCAGGCTTCCCGGGGCAGTTCGGTGTAGCCGGCCAGACCGATCAGCGCCAGTACCAGCACGGCACCGCGCACCGCGCCGAACACGGCACCCAGGCCATGATCCGCGGGGGTCAGCCCGGTCCGATCCACTAGCGCGCCCAGCGCCATGTTCAGCAGCCCCACCCCCAGCAGCGTCAGCACGAACACCGCGCCATAGGCTGCCAGCGTGCGCAGCAGGCCGTTATCGATCACGGTATCCAGCCAGATCGAGGCCGACGGCCCCCACCAGATGGCGGCGACAAATGCGGCAACGTAGGCAACCAGCGATAGCACTTCGCGCAGGAAGCCCCGCAGCAGGCCGATCAGGCTGGACACCGCCACGATCGTCAGGACGATATAGTCGAAGCTGGTCACTTGTCGGAAATCAGACCGTTCTGATATCCCAGCGCCCGCAGGCGGGTCTGAGCCGCCTGGGCCGCCTCGTGCGAGCTGAAGGGGCCGACTCGCAGCCGATAGACCGT
Protein-coding regions in this window:
- a CDS encoding [protein-PII] uridylyltransferase, coding for MTPLSLDGLAALRGRLLERRTQAIEAYRAHLRPDTLLTALRRIADDQVHELLRIHPLPKGACVAAVGGYGRGELYPGSDLDVLVLLDRGPDAADRAHIEDFVAALWDVGLEPGHSVRTLAQCRHEAAADITVQTALLEARWLAGSRKLFQRFRDQMQADLDPREFYLAKRTEMQQRHVRHQDTPYALEPNCKEAPGGLRDLQVLLWLARAAGLGATWKDVARTDLLTSVEFRTLRRAERAFKRLRIELHLLAGRREDRVLFDLQPRLARIYGFVDQPHRRASELLMQRYYWAARVVCQVNRLLMQSLEERLFPLPQADTDIDDDFCIRRDYLALRRDDAFERNPALLLRVFLVMQQHPELQGMAAGTLRAMWHARRHIDQQFRDNPVNQSQFLQILQQPRGIVHALRDMTMWNILPRYLPVFRRIVGQMQHDLFHAYTVDQHILMVIRNLRRFTMPEHAQEYPLASQLIADLDEHWLLYIAALFHDIAKGRGGDHSQLGEAEVHRFAGRHHLPREQTGFLEFLVREHLTMSQVAQKRDLSDPRVIHEFAARVGSQRNLAALYLLTVADIRGTSPRVWNAWKGKLLEDLYHLTLAALGGARPDTGTILALRKDAAAAEIRRMGLRDESRDAFWSQLDVAYFLRHDANEIAWHTRHLYHCFQGPNPVVRARVLGQSEALQILAYAPDRNDLFMDICTYFDRHGQSIQDARIHTTRQGWALDSFIVLLPEGDRDYRAHATLIEHELLAALSAPRPTPQPQPAQRRGSRRSRIFPIMPSITLQADEQGGNWRLSVTTADRVGLLHDLARVFTRHGVNLKMAKIMTLGDRVEDIFILQGSILDQPRGQLQFERHVFDALTTEIPPGARPLFQPASPPLPTS
- a CDS encoding disulfide bond formation protein B, which gives rise to MKITRSDRILRMIALLCLAAVGFALISQYGFNMQPCAWCVLQRLILLAIAAVCGLASTGWGSILVRRIGAAAAAALAISGVVAAWYQYSVASHSFSCAQTFADRFIAGSGLDAALPWLFGIYASCLDARVSLLGVEYALWGLMLFVACAVLALWALGRSGRD
- the purF gene encoding amidophosphoribosyltransferase, with amino-acid sequence MCGIVGVMGKGPVNQLIYDSLLLLQHRGQDAAGIATAHDQFFSMHKAHGLVRDVFRTRNMRALPGNSGLGQVRYPTAGSSASVDEAQPFYVNAPFGITFVHNGNLTNWRELREALFKHDRRHINTNSDSEVLLNVFAHELQQASDGVTLDAHAVFQAVRAVHHRAKGAYAVIANISSFGLVAFRDPHGIRPLCLGRHDTDTGPEWMLASESVALTASGFTLVRDIAPGEAIVITEDGEISHELCADPGLAQTPCAFEYVYFARPDSVMDGISIYDARLHMGEYLADNVAKTLRLGDIDVVMPIPDSSRPSAMQLASRLGLNYREGFIKNRYVGRTFIMPGQAVRKKSVRQKLSAIDMEFRGKNVLLVDDSIVRGTTSREIVDMARAAGAHKVYFASAAPAVRYPNVYGIDMPTQAELIATGRDTEQVAREIGADGLVYQDLEDLEQSLRDLNPALHGFESSCFNGRYVTGDIDAAYLERLSRTRGMAALSGAMAAPVDEG
- a CDS encoding CvpA family protein encodes the protein MTSFDYIVLTIVAVSSLIGLLRGFLREVLSLVAYVAAFVAAIWWGPSASIWLDTVIDNGLLRTLAAYGAVFVLTLLGVGLLNMALGALVDRTGLTPADHGLGAVFGAVRGAVLVLALIGLAGYTELPREAWWQQARTSAALVKGFQQVKFLLPMDVAQLLPY